In one window of Desulforhabdus amnigena DNA:
- the gatB gene encoding Asp-tRNA(Asn)/Glu-tRNA(Gln) amidotransferase subunit GatB, with protein sequence MEFEPVIGLEIHAQLLTKSKIFCGCSTAFGASPNTHTCPVCLAMPGVLPVLNRDVVEFTIKMALATHCAIAPYSQFARKNYFYPDLPKGYQISQYELPLAVNGWVEIETEKGPKRIRIHRIHMEEDAGKLIHDEFQPISYVDLNRTGVPLIEIVSEPDIASSEEAAAYLKTIREILRYLEICDGNMEEGSFRCDANISLRPIGTQTLGVKTELKNMNSFRNVQRALDFEIRRQRALLERNEPVVQETRLWDAGRNVTQSMRSKEEAHDYRYFPDPDLVPVVVDENWVESVRAVLPELPDAKRERFIAEYNLPLYDAQVLTSSKALATYFETVVKAFPQPKAVSNWMMSELLKQLKRDDREIEVCPVPPENLAELLQLLDTGIISGKIAKTVFEEMYSSGKQAKTIVEEKGLTQMKDEGTIESTIDEVLAENPKEVELYRSGKEKLFGFFVGQVMRKTKGKANPQLVNDILRSKLGN encoded by the coding sequence ATGGAATTCGAACCGGTCATTGGATTGGAAATCCACGCTCAGCTTCTCACAAAAAGTAAGATTTTTTGCGGTTGCTCCACTGCTTTTGGAGCGAGCCCCAACACACATACCTGCCCCGTCTGTCTGGCCATGCCGGGAGTCCTGCCCGTACTCAATCGCGACGTGGTCGAATTCACCATCAAAATGGCGCTGGCCACCCACTGCGCCATCGCACCTTATAGCCAGTTTGCCCGTAAAAACTACTTCTACCCGGATCTTCCCAAAGGCTACCAGATTTCCCAGTATGAACTGCCCCTCGCCGTCAACGGCTGGGTCGAGATAGAGACGGAAAAGGGTCCGAAACGCATCAGAATTCACCGCATCCACATGGAAGAAGATGCGGGCAAACTCATTCACGATGAGTTCCAGCCCATAAGTTACGTCGATCTCAACCGCACGGGGGTCCCGCTCATAGAAATCGTCAGTGAACCGGATATCGCCTCCTCGGAAGAGGCTGCCGCCTACCTGAAAACGATCAGGGAAATCCTGAGATACCTTGAAATCTGCGATGGAAACATGGAGGAAGGAAGTTTCCGGTGCGACGCCAACATTTCCCTTCGACCCATCGGCACGCAGACGCTCGGAGTCAAGACGGAACTCAAGAACATGAACTCCTTTAGAAATGTACAGAGAGCCCTCGATTTCGAAATCAGAAGGCAGAGAGCCCTTCTCGAGCGAAACGAACCCGTGGTGCAGGAGACACGGCTCTGGGATGCAGGGCGAAACGTAACCCAGAGCATGCGGAGCAAGGAAGAGGCTCATGATTACCGATATTTTCCGGATCCCGATCTGGTGCCCGTTGTGGTGGACGAAAATTGGGTAGAATCCGTGAGGGCGGTTTTGCCGGAACTGCCTGATGCAAAGCGGGAACGGTTTATTGCTGAATACAATCTCCCTCTCTATGACGCACAGGTTCTCACGTCGTCCAAAGCCCTGGCGACCTATTTTGAAACGGTTGTCAAAGCGTTCCCGCAGCCCAAAGCGGTCAGCAACTGGATGATGTCTGAACTCTTGAAACAATTGAAGCGGGATGACCGGGAGATTGAGGTGTGCCCGGTACCTCCGGAAAATCTTGCAGAGCTCCTGCAATTGCTCGATACGGGCATCATCAGCGGAAAGATCGCCAAGACCGTCTTCGAAGAAATGTACAGTTCCGGAAAACAGGCCAAAACCATTGTGGAGGAAAAGGGCCTTACACAGATGAAAGACGAGGGGACCATTGAATCCACCATCGACGAGGTCCTCGCGGAAAATCCCAAGGAAGTGGAACTCTACCGCAGCGGCAAGGAAAAGCTGTTCGGTTTCTTTGTGGGACAGGTCATGAGAAAGACCAAAGGCAAAGCCAATCCACAGCTGGTAAACGATATCCTGCGCAGCAAGCTGGGAAACTGA
- the sucC gene encoding ADP-forming succinate--CoA ligase subunit beta yields the protein MKIHEYQAKELFQKYGVPTPRGKAAFSVDEAKSIAAELGSFPVVVKAQIHAGGRGKGGGVKLAKSAAEVDQLAGQILGMTLVTHQTGPEGKLVKKLLIEEGLPIEKELYLSMLPDRGTAKNVIMASEAGGMDIEEVAAKTPEKIIKVYVDPLLGLQGYQARQVAYGLNMEPEVVKAFIPMLSKLYKLFVDYDCSLVEINPLVITSDKRVIALDAKVNFDDNAMFRHKDIQAYRDLDEEDPFEVEASKYNLNYIKLPGGNIGNMVNGAGLAMATMDVIQLAGAAPANFLDVGGGASAEQVENGFRIILSDPNVKGVLINIFGGILRCDILAEGVVEAAKKVEVKVPIIVRMEGTNVEKGRQILSDSGLKITVASDLADAAQKVAAVAKA from the coding sequence ATGAAAATTCACGAGTACCAAGCGAAAGAGTTGTTTCAAAAATACGGAGTCCCTACTCCTCGTGGCAAAGCGGCTTTCAGTGTTGATGAAGCCAAATCCATTGCCGCTGAATTGGGAAGCTTTCCGGTAGTTGTCAAGGCCCAGATCCATGCAGGTGGACGCGGCAAAGGCGGCGGCGTCAAGCTGGCCAAATCTGCAGCGGAAGTGGATCAGTTGGCCGGCCAGATTCTGGGTATGACCCTGGTGACCCACCAGACCGGCCCGGAAGGCAAACTGGTAAAGAAGCTTCTGATCGAAGAAGGTCTTCCCATTGAAAAAGAACTCTATTTGAGCATGCTTCCCGACCGCGGCACTGCCAAGAACGTGATCATGGCCAGTGAAGCCGGTGGTATGGATATTGAGGAAGTGGCCGCCAAGACGCCTGAAAAAATCATCAAAGTTTACGTGGATCCCCTCCTGGGTCTTCAGGGATACCAGGCGCGTCAGGTGGCTTACGGGCTGAACATGGAACCGGAAGTGGTCAAAGCTTTCATTCCCATGCTCTCCAAGCTCTACAAACTTTTTGTAGATTACGACTGTTCGCTCGTGGAAATCAATCCTCTCGTCATCACCAGCGACAAGAGAGTCATTGCCCTCGATGCAAAGGTGAACTTCGATGACAATGCCATGTTCCGTCACAAAGACATTCAGGCTTACCGTGACCTGGATGAAGAAGATCCTTTTGAAGTTGAAGCTTCCAAGTATAACCTCAATTACATCAAGCTCCCTGGCGGAAACATCGGCAACATGGTCAATGGCGCCGGTCTTGCCATGGCCACGATGGACGTCATCCAACTGGCAGGAGCAGCTCCCGCCAACTTCCTGGATGTAGGTGGTGGAGCGAGTGCCGAGCAGGTTGAGAATGGTTTCCGCATCATCCTGAGCGACCCGAATGTGAAGGGTGTCCTCATCAACATTTTCGGTGGTATCCTCCGTTGTGACATCCTTGCTGAGGGTGTTGTTGAGGCTGCCAAGAAAGTGGAAGTGAAGGTTCCCATCATCGTTCGTATGGAAGGGACCAACGTCGAGAAGGGTCGACAGATTCTCAGTGATTCAGGACTCAAGATTACTGTGGCAAGTGATTTGGCAGATGCCGCCCAAAAAGTTGCAGCAGTAGCTAAAGCATAG